The following are encoded in a window of Sulfolobales archaeon genomic DNA:
- a CDS encoding 30S ribosomal protein S26e produces the protein MPKKRESRGRRKGSKGYVERLQCDQCGRLVPEDKAICVTRTYTPVDPQLAQELEKKGALIARYPVTKCYCVSCAIFLGIIKVRAEEERKAMPKR, from the coding sequence ATGCCTAAGAAGAGGGAGAGCAGGGGGAGGAGGAAAGGATCAAAGGGATATGTTGAAAGGTTACAATGCGATCAATGTGGCAGGCTTGTCCCAGAGGATAAGGCTATATGTGTTACTAGGACATATACACCAGTAGATCCTCAGCTCGCGCAGGAGCTTGAAAAGAAAGGAGCATTAATAGCTAGATATCCTGTAACAAAGTGTTATTGTGTTAGCTGTGCAATATTCCTAGGTATAATAAAGGTTAGAGCTGAAGAGGAGAGAAAGGCTATGCCAAAGAGGTAA